The following coding sequences lie in one Spirosoma sp. KUDC1026 genomic window:
- the cyoE gene encoding heme o synthase: MQRVFVVSEVGIKAKAYIELIKLKLTLAVVFSGVFGYCLAVSEVNWIKIVLFTIASLAITGAANTVNQIFERESDKLMKRTAVRPLPTGRLTTKEAATFAFLLFSIAVYIFAEAFNVRAAAIAVLSFLLYGFVYTPLKSKGQIAVYIGALPGAFPPMIGWVAATNHYGWEPGILFAIQFLWQFPHFWAIGWLAFDDYQRAGMQMMPGKAKNRKTAFRMMVYTIFLIPLCWLPFLLGITGVLSAVVATIGGILFLAQTFHLMKTCTDKAALQMMFGSLLYLPVVQIAYLLDKI, translated from the coding sequence ATGCAGCGAGTATTTGTGGTAAGTGAAGTTGGGATAAAAGCTAAAGCATATATTGAATTAATTAAGCTCAAGCTTACGCTAGCTGTTGTATTTTCGGGCGTATTTGGATATTGTCTGGCAGTATCTGAAGTCAATTGGATAAAGATAGTACTCTTTACAATTGCTTCTTTAGCAATCACAGGAGCGGCTAATACTGTCAATCAGATCTTTGAGCGCGAGTCGGATAAGCTGATGAAACGTACCGCGGTTCGTCCGCTGCCAACGGGTCGGCTGACAACAAAAGAAGCAGCGACATTCGCCTTTTTACTATTCAGCATTGCAGTATACATTTTTGCCGAAGCTTTCAACGTACGCGCTGCAGCTATAGCTGTATTATCGTTCCTGCTGTATGGATTTGTTTATACACCTCTGAAGTCAAAAGGACAGATTGCGGTGTATATCGGCGCGTTACCGGGGGCTTTCCCACCGATGATTGGCTGGGTTGCAGCCACAAACCATTACGGTTGGGAGCCTGGAATCCTGTTCGCTATTCAGTTTCTGTGGCAATTTCCGCACTTCTGGGCGATTGGCTGGCTGGCTTTCGATGATTATCAGAGAGCAGGTATGCAGATGATGCCGGGTAAGGCAAAAAATCGTAAGACCGCTTTTCGAATGATGGTCTACACGATATTTCTGATTCCGCTTTGCTGGCTGCCGTTTCTATTAGGAATTACAGGCGTATTATCAGCAGTTGTTGCCACGATTGGTGGAATCTTGTTTTTAGCTCAAACGTTTCATCTAATGAAGACCTGTACGGACAAAGCAGCTTTGCAAATGATGTTTGGATCATTGCTATATCTGCCCGTCGTTCAGATTGCATACCTATTAGATAAAATTTGA
- a CDS encoding DUF3341 domain-containing protein has protein sequence MSDVNGKFLVGIYDDDDVVLEAVKKVKKAGVRIQEVYSPFPIHGLDVALGHPRSRLGIAAFLFGLTGTTTALLLTAYTESFDWPMIVGGKDSYSPVIYVPVIFELTVLFSALGMVGTFLISNGLGPTTKPLMYDLRTTDNKFAMAIDLSKNNLPEADIEQILKTSGAAEVNIKQF, from the coding sequence ATGTCAGACGTAAACGGTAAATTCTTAGTCGGTATCTACGATGATGACGACGTAGTGCTCGAAGCCGTTAAAAAAGTTAAGAAGGCGGGCGTTCGTATCCAGGAAGTGTATTCGCCTTTCCCAATTCACGGATTAGACGTAGCCCTTGGGCACCCCCGCTCCCGGCTGGGTATCGCTGCCTTCCTTTTCGGACTGACAGGAACGACGACAGCGCTGTTATTAACCGCTTACACGGAAAGTTTCGACTGGCCAATGATCGTAGGGGGGAAAGATTCGTACTCACCAGTGATTTATGTTCCCGTTATTTTTGAGCTGACAGTTTTGTTCAGCGCCCTGGGAATGGTTGGTACGTTTCTGATTTCAAATGGACTTGGACCCACAACAAAGCCATTGATGTACGATCTGCGGACGACTGACAACAAATTTGCTATGGCTATTGACCTGAGTAAGAATAATCTTCCTGAGGCAGACATTGAGCAGATTCTAAAAACTTCAGGAGCTGCTGAAGTAAACATTAAGCAGTTCTAA
- a CDS encoding heme-copper oxidase subunit III — MSNQIADPVSFVEEPEETLSMNPRKFILWLFIVSIIMLFAAMTSAYLVRRAEGNWLEYDIPPVFTYSSVVLVISSLTMHWAYLAAKKDNFGSLKIAISVTFALGIAFLYMQFQGWVELVNQKVFFVGNPAGSFMYIFTGLHGFHLISGLIVLIFALVAVFKIRIHAKSMNQIEIAATYWHFLDILWLYLFFFLVYFH; from the coding sequence ATGTCAAACCAAATCGCTGATCCAGTTTCTTTTGTTGAAGAGCCAGAAGAAACCCTATCAATGAATCCCCGCAAATTCATTTTGTGGTTGTTTATTGTCAGTATTATTATGCTTTTCGCTGCTATGACAAGTGCCTATCTGGTACGTCGAGCAGAAGGTAACTGGCTGGAGTATGATATTCCACCGGTTTTTACTTATAGTTCGGTCGTTTTGGTGATTAGCAGCCTGACGATGCACTGGGCATATTTAGCGGCAAAAAAAGATAACTTTGGCAGTTTGAAGATAGCGATATCTGTTACTTTTGCACTTGGGATAGCATTTCTCTACATGCAGTTCCAGGGATGGGTAGAACTGGTAAATCAAAAGGTTTTCTTTGTCGGTAATCCCGCAGGTTCGTTCATGTATATATTTACGGGCTTGCATGGGTTCCACCTCATTTCCGGGCTTATTGTTCTGATTTTTGCACTGGTAGCAGTTTTTAAGATCCGGATTCACGCTAAAAGCATGAACCAGATTGAAATAGCAGCTACTTACTGGCATTTTTTAGACATTTTGTGGTTGTATTTGTTTTTCTTTTTAGTCTACTTTCATTGA
- a CDS encoding cytochrome c oxidase subunit 3, with translation MAATATTHTVATDSTFDKKTWMGGVEPMNASYGKLMMWFFLISDTFTFSALLVTYGLIRYSYPAWDPAIYGEVFKFSNLYWPIPEMVYNAVPFVHGVHLPLIFVGIMTFILIFSSVTMVLAVEAGHRMDRKDVEKYMLWTILGGFTFLGSQAWEWSHFIHGTEQGTVITELINGETVKRTIFGANLVENQYGPPAFADLFFFITGFHGTHVFSGVVLNILIFYRAATGLYARRGHYEMVEKVGLYWHFVDLVWVFVFTFFYLV, from the coding sequence ATGGCGGCTACTGCGACAACACACACTGTAGCAACTGATTCAACGTTCGACAAGAAAACCTGGATGGGTGGTGTCGAACCAATGAATGCCAGTTATGGCAAGTTGATGATGTGGTTCTTCCTGATCTCGGATACGTTCACCTTCTCAGCATTGCTGGTAACGTACGGGCTGATTCGTTACAGCTATCCTGCCTGGGATCCGGCAATTTATGGAGAGGTCTTTAAGTTCTCGAACTTGTATTGGCCGATTCCTGAAATGGTGTATAACGCAGTACCGTTCGTACATGGCGTTCATCTGCCGCTGATTTTCGTCGGTATTATGACGTTTATCCTTATCTTCAGTAGCGTGACGATGGTACTAGCCGTAGAAGCTGGCCACCGGATGGATCGCAAGGATGTGGAGAAATATATGCTTTGGACAATCTTGGGTGGTTTCACCTTCTTGGGTAGCCAGGCATGGGAATGGAGCCACTTTATTCACGGAACCGAGCAAGGTACGGTAATAACTGAGCTTATTAATGGAGAAACAGTAAAACGTACAATATTCGGTGCGAACCTTGTCGAGAACCAATACGGACCTCCTGCCTTTGCTGACCTGTTCTTCTTCATTACCGGTTTCCACGGTACCCACGTATTTAGTGGTGTCGTTCTGAATATCCTGATTTTCTACCGGGCTGCAACTGGTCTTTATGCTCGTCGTGGGCATTACGAAATGGTTGAGAAAGTAGGTCTTTACTGGCACTTTGTCGATCTAGTTTGGGTATTCGTTTTCACGTTTTTCTACCTGGTATAA
- a CDS encoding c-type cytochrome produces MSTNYKGIATLAIVGLMFTGVACKRSHDSTGLEFAPQMYDAVGYEPYRQVKENSINPEGLNMRLPAPGTVARPNYMTKFGSGDSAKTDLMLYNIPKDSIEIAERVLTNPIPENEKNLADGKVLYTRYCSHCHGETGKGDGTVGKEYKGVPSYSADAYKTMNDGHIFHVITNGKGRMWPHGSQITPDDRWKIVQYVHKLQQG; encoded by the coding sequence ATGAGCACGAACTATAAAGGTATAGCAACGCTGGCCATTGTGGGGCTAATGTTTACGGGAGTTGCCTGTAAGCGGAGCCACGACAGTACCGGTCTTGAGTTTGCACCGCAGATGTACGACGCTGTTGGTTACGAACCATACCGTCAGGTTAAAGAGAATTCCATTAATCCGGAAGGGCTGAATATGCGTCTGCCCGCTCCCGGTACGGTAGCCCGGCCAAACTATATGACGAAGTTTGGCTCAGGTGATAGCGCTAAAACGGACTTAATGCTGTATAATATCCCAAAAGACAGCATTGAGATTGCTGAACGTGTGTTAACAAACCCGATTCCAGAAAACGAAAAGAACCTGGCTGATGGTAAAGTTTTGTACACGCGCTATTGCTCACACTGCCATGGTGAAACCGGTAAAGGTGATGGCACGGTAGGCAAAGAGTATAAAGGGGTTCCCAGCTACTCGGCAGATGCGTATAAAACGATGAATGATGGGCATATTTTCCACGTGATAACAAATGGTAAAGGACGTATGTGGCCTCACGGCTCGCAGATCACGCCCGACGACCGGTGGAAGATTGTGCAATACGTACATAAATTACAGCAAGGATAA
- a CDS encoding cbb3-type cytochrome c oxidase subunit I: protein MATVTGNSATVAHHIEHDHHEPQSFWRTYIFSEDHKMIAKQYLITGILWAIIGISLSVMFRLQLGFPDMKLGFLRPILGNWIDNNDKLDPDFYLALVTMHGTIMVFFVLTAGLSGTFSNFLIPLQVGARDMASGFLNMLSYWFFFMAGVLMFGSLFIETGPAAGGWVVYPPLSALPQAHKGSELGMTLWLASMALFIVSQLLGGINYITTVINLRTRGMSFSKLPLTIWAFFLTAILGLISFPVLLSAALLLIFDRSFGTSFYLSEIYVKGEALPNVGGSPILFQHLFWFLGHPEVYIVLLPALGLTSEIIATNSRKPIFGYRAMIASMIGIAFLAFIVWAHHMFVTGMNPFLGSVFMFLTLIIAVPSAVKAFNYITTLWRGNIRFTPAMLFSIGLVSFFISGGLTGIILGNAALDIQLHDTYFVVAHFHLVMGAASAFGLLAGVYHWFPKMFGRMMNEKLGYVHFWLTFIGIYLVFFPMHYVGIAGFPRRYYAFTSYDFTKNIFADMNSFISLAAIFTFGAQFIFLVNFFYSIFKGRRATQNPWRANTLEWTAPVEPGHGNWPGEIPAVYRWPYDYSKPGAVEDFIPQNVPYSQTPESNLPHEMEMIGLEKEIEAQNLNDQFKQPH, encoded by the coding sequence ATGGCGACTGTAACAGGTAATTCGGCGACCGTGGCTCATCACATTGAGCACGACCACCATGAGCCGCAAAGTTTTTGGCGCACATACATTTTCTCTGAAGACCATAAGATGATTGCGAAACAGTACCTGATTACGGGTATCTTGTGGGCAATTATTGGTATCAGTTTATCTGTGATGTTCCGCCTTCAGCTGGGCTTTCCAGATATGAAGCTGGGATTCCTACGGCCAATCTTAGGTAACTGGATTGACAATAATGATAAGTTAGACCCAGATTTTTATTTGGCGCTAGTCACAATGCATGGTACCATTATGGTATTTTTTGTATTGACAGCTGGTCTAAGTGGTACGTTCTCTAACTTCCTGATTCCACTACAGGTGGGAGCCCGTGATATGGCATCTGGGTTCTTGAACATGTTGTCCTACTGGTTCTTCTTTATGGCTGGTGTGCTTATGTTTGGTTCGTTGTTCATTGAAACAGGACCTGCTGCTGGCGGCTGGGTAGTTTATCCGCCATTAAGCGCACTACCACAGGCACACAAAGGTTCAGAGTTGGGTATGACTTTATGGCTGGCTAGCATGGCCCTGTTTATTGTGTCGCAGTTGTTAGGTGGTATTAACTATATCACGACTGTTATCAATTTGCGTACACGGGGGATGTCATTTAGCAAACTGCCTCTAACCATATGGGCTTTCTTTTTAACGGCTATCTTAGGACTTATCTCGTTTCCTGTTCTTCTATCGGCGGCTCTGTTGCTGATTTTTGACCGGAGCTTTGGCACTAGCTTTTACCTGTCTGAAATCTATGTCAAAGGTGAGGCTCTGCCAAACGTTGGTGGTTCGCCGATTCTATTTCAGCATTTGTTCTGGTTCTTGGGTCACCCAGAAGTATACATTGTACTGCTACCAGCCTTGGGTCTAACATCGGAGATTATCGCTACAAACTCTCGTAAGCCAATCTTCGGTTACCGTGCTATGATCGCGTCTATGATTGGTATCGCCTTCTTAGCGTTCATCGTATGGGCTCACCACATGTTCGTGACTGGTATGAATCCGTTCCTCGGGTCGGTGTTCATGTTCTTAACGCTGATCATCGCAGTACCGTCGGCAGTAAAAGCGTTTAACTACATTACTACGTTATGGCGCGGTAATATCCGGTTCACGCCCGCGATGCTGTTCTCAATCGGTCTGGTATCGTTCTTTATCTCAGGTGGCCTGACTGGTATCATCCTAGGTAATGCTGCGCTTGATATTCAATTGCACGATACTTACTTCGTGGTAGCTCACTTCCACTTGGTAATGGGAGCTGCTTCGGCCTTTGGTTTGCTAGCGGGTGTTTATCACTGGTTCCCGAAAATGTTTGGGCGGATGATGAATGAGAAGCTGGGTTATGTTCACTTCTGGTTGACATTTATCGGTATCTATCTGGTATTCTTCCCAATGCACTATGTTGGTATCGCTGGATTCCCTCGTCGGTACTACGCATTCACCAGCTATGATTTTACGAAGAATATCTTCGCTGATATGAATTCTTTCATCAGCTTGGCAGCTATCTTCACCTTCGGCGCTCAGTTTATTTTCCTTGTGAACTTCTTCTATAGTATTTTCAAAGGAAGACGGGCTACGCAAAATCCGTGGAGAGCAAATACGTTGGAATGGACTGCGCCCGTTGAACCTGGTCATGGTAATTGGCCCGGCGAAATTCCAGCTGTGTATCGTTGGCCATACGATTACAGCAAGCCAGGTGCTGTTGAAGATTTTATACCTCAAAACGTGCCTTATTCGCAAACACCTGAATCAAATCTACCTCACGAGATGGAAATGATCGGGCTTGAAAAGGAAATTGAGGCTCAAAATTTGAATGACCAATTCAAGCAACCTCACTAA
- a CDS encoding quinol:cytochrome C oxidoreductase produces MASAHALPSLDEQFEFTDQSKRRLLIGIGAGVALVALGAFLLASGAGGHEAHDAATHAAQGADAHAAHGAEAHGGHHEYKWTTRIWANLWLNAVYFIGASVIGMFFISYNYLAQAGWSSAFKRVPEAMPAYVPYMGLVLLAVFFLAGQDLFHWKNPALYDPTSPEYDHIIAGKAGFLNTPFYLIRLVVYIGSWYWLWTKIRDFSLKEDLEGGTEYYEKSIKYGVAFLVVFAVTSSTSAWDFVMSIDTHWFSTMFGWYTLASWHVTGLAIITLTVVSLKERGYLKLVNESHLHDLGKFMFAFSIFWTYVWFAQFMLIYYANLAEETIYYRERFSGYGGFYKAPFFISLFLNFVFPFLVLMTRDAKRTYIFLKLAAWGIIIGHYFDFYTNIMPGTVGGHGGFGPVEFGMILIFACGFMWSLSSQLTKANLIPKNHPMLEETLHHDI; encoded by the coding sequence ATGGCATCGGCTCACGCATTACCGTCACTAGACGAACAATTTGAATTTACTGACCAGTCCAAGCGTCGGCTTCTTATCGGAATAGGCGCTGGTGTTGCTTTGGTTGCACTTGGCGCTTTTTTGTTGGCGTCGGGAGCCGGTGGGCATGAGGCACATGATGCAGCCACTCACGCTGCTCAAGGTGCAGATGCCCATGCCGCTCATGGTGCGGAAGCCCATGGTGGTCACCACGAGTATAAATGGACAACCCGGATCTGGGCTAACCTGTGGCTTAATGCTGTCTACTTCATTGGCGCTTCGGTTATTGGGATGTTCTTCATCTCCTACAACTATCTGGCACAGGCGGGCTGGTCTTCAGCGTTCAAACGCGTGCCTGAGGCAATGCCTGCATACGTTCCATACATGGGACTTGTTCTGCTAGCTGTATTCTTTCTGGCAGGTCAGGATCTGTTTCACTGGAAGAATCCTGCCCTATATGATCCAACGAGTCCGGAGTATGATCATATCATTGCTGGTAAAGCGGGTTTCCTTAATACACCATTCTATTTGATCCGTCTGGTAGTATATATTGGTTCCTGGTACTGGCTGTGGACAAAAATCCGTGATTTCTCGCTCAAGGAAGACTTAGAGGGCGGTACTGAATATTATGAAAAGAGTATCAAATATGGTGTTGCCTTCCTGGTAGTGTTTGCGGTTACTTCGTCGACATCGGCCTGGGATTTCGTAATGTCGATTGATACCCACTGGTTCAGTACTATGTTTGGCTGGTATACACTGGCTAGCTGGCACGTAACGGGTCTAGCAATCATTACGCTAACCGTTGTAAGCTTGAAAGAGCGCGGTTATCTGAAACTAGTGAATGAAAGCCATTTGCACGATTTGGGCAAGTTTATGTTTGCTTTCAGTATCTTCTGGACGTACGTTTGGTTTGCTCAGTTTATGCTGATTTATTATGCTAACTTGGCGGAAGAAACGATCTATTATCGTGAGCGTTTCAGTGGTTATGGAGGCTTTTATAAAGCACCATTTTTCATTAGCCTGTTCCTAAACTTTGTCTTTCCATTTCTTGTTCTAATGACAAGGGATGCAAAGCGGACTTATATCTTTTTGAAGCTGGCTGCTTGGGGAATCATCATCGGACATTACTTCGATTTTTACACCAACATTATGCCTGGAACAGTGGGCGGTCATGGTGGATTTGGTCCTGTTGAGTTCGGTATGATATTGATTTTTGCATGTGGTTTCATGTGGTCACTTTCGTCACAGTTGACTAAGGCTAACTTGATTCCGAAGAATCACCCAATGCTGGAAGAAACCTTACATCACGACATCTAA
- a CDS encoding SCO family protein, with amino-acid sequence MSNTKKAGILLVVLLVPALLYLFLRFGTQNHYALPRYLPKIDSTKGEPLMGQVKQPDGREIEDTIYNHIPPFKLIDQDSNVVDQSIVKDKIYVADFFFTRCGTICPKIASQLTRVQDVFRSKDDIRFLSFSVDPEHDQPKELKEYARKHEAIPGKWYFLTGNKAEIYDLGLHGFYLPVVDAGVKDGKPDETFIHSEKLVLVDKSGIVRGFYDGTDKEDVDRLILEIRVLLDIYSKEQ; translated from the coding sequence ATGAGTAACACCAAGAAAGCCGGGATCCTGCTAGTCGTACTGCTGGTCCCGGCTTTGCTGTATCTTTTTCTGCGGTTTGGTACGCAAAATCATTACGCTTTACCGCGCTATCTGCCCAAGATAGACTCTACGAAGGGAGAGCCCTTGATGGGCCAAGTTAAGCAACCCGACGGACGGGAGATTGAGGATACAATCTATAACCACATCCCGCCGTTCAAACTGATTGATCAGGATAGCAATGTAGTGGATCAGTCAATTGTCAAGGACAAGATCTACGTGGCCGATTTCTTCTTTACGCGTTGTGGTACAATCTGTCCGAAAATTGCTTCCCAGTTAACCCGCGTGCAGGATGTCTTCCGGTCGAAAGACGACATCCGATTTCTATCGTTCAGCGTTGATCCGGAGCATGACCAGCCAAAAGAGCTGAAGGAGTACGCCAGGAAACACGAAGCAATTCCCGGAAAATGGTATTTCCTGACTGGTAACAAAGCCGAAATCTATGATCTTGGCCTACATGGATTTTATTTACCTGTAGTCGACGCTGGCGTGAAAGACGGCAAACCAGACGAAACTTTTATTCACAGCGAAAAGTTGGTTTTAGTAGACAAGTCTGGTATTGTAAGAGGTTTTTACGACGGTACGGACAAGGAAGATGTTGATCGGCTAATCCTGGAAATCAGGGTATTGCTGGACATCTACAGCAAAGAGCAATAA
- a CDS encoding cytochrome C oxidase subunit IV family protein has product MADHAHHDHDEHAGTEVAPAETGVIWRTFIILSVITAFEFTLAYIMPAGTLRTSIFVGMTLIKAFYIVGEFMHLKHEVKSLIWAISIPVIFVVWLLVALMTEGESIFELR; this is encoded by the coding sequence ATGGCTGATCACGCACATCACGATCACGACGAACACGCTGGAACTGAAGTTGCTCCAGCAGAAACAGGTGTCATCTGGCGGACATTTATTATTCTGTCGGTTATCACTGCCTTTGAATTTACACTGGCTTATATCATGCCTGCTGGTACGCTACGTACTTCAATTTTCGTAGGAATGACGCTGATAAAAGCATTTTATATTGTAGGTGAATTTATGCACCTGAAGCACGAAGTTAAAAGCTTGATCTGGGCCATTTCAATTCCTGTAATTTTTGTTGTATGGCTACTTGTAGCATTGATGACAGAAGGTGAGTCGATATTTGAATTAAGGTAG
- a CDS encoding COX15/CtaA family protein: MTNSSNLTNSKKRRFRTLAFLTVILIYLLVLAGGIVRGTGSGMGCPDWPKCFGLWIPPTHISQLPANYQEIYGAKLKGEVEFNATKTWIEYVNRLIGALTGFVVFVTLIASLIYLKTDKSIVLGSFAAFFLVGLNGWLGAKVVSTELAQYLITIHFLLAIFVVFALLYVFVRADANTNTELSKNQYDTLSRLLVITLLVSIIQIVLGTQVRTALDQVVKQLGYNQRMSWVDNLDWRFYVHRSFSILVLALHIAVIYQIRKVSKGNAIHKLGVAMMAIVIAEITSGIIMAYGGVPAAMQPIHLLLAVVMIGLQYTAWLRIIPQSKQIESQPETISFQRL; the protein is encoded by the coding sequence ATGACCAATTCAAGCAACCTCACTAATTCTAAAAAACGGCGATTCCGGACTCTGGCGTTTCTGACAGTAATACTTATATATCTGCTCGTTCTGGCGGGGGGTATTGTCAGAGGAACAGGGTCCGGAATGGGCTGTCCAGACTGGCCGAAGTGTTTCGGTTTATGGATACCCCCAACGCATATCTCACAACTGCCAGCAAATTACCAGGAGATTTACGGCGCTAAGCTGAAGGGCGAGGTTGAATTCAATGCCACAAAAACATGGATTGAGTACGTCAATCGCTTGATTGGAGCCTTAACTGGCTTTGTCGTCTTTGTAACCCTGATAGCATCGCTAATTTATCTGAAAACAGATAAATCAATTGTATTAGGAAGCTTTGCTGCTTTCTTCTTGGTAGGCCTGAATGGATGGTTAGGAGCCAAAGTTGTGTCAACAGAACTTGCCCAATATTTGATTACTATTCATTTTCTACTGGCAATTTTTGTTGTTTTTGCGCTCCTATATGTATTTGTTCGCGCTGACGCTAACACAAATACAGAACTATCCAAAAACCAGTATGATACGCTGAGCCGATTGCTCGTTATTACACTGCTGGTTTCAATCATCCAGATCGTATTGGGGACGCAAGTACGAACGGCCTTGGATCAGGTTGTCAAACAACTTGGATACAATCAGCGAATGAGTTGGGTCGATAATCTGGACTGGCGTTTCTACGTCCATCGCTCTTTTTCAATACTAGTTCTTGCTTTGCACATTGCTGTAATTTATCAGATACGCAAAGTGAGTAAAGGTAATGCCATTCATAAACTGGGGGTTGCCATGATGGCAATTGTCATAGCTGAAATAACATCAGGGATTATAATGGCCTATGGTGGAGTTCCAGCTGCTATGCAGCCAATCCATTTATTACTGGCTGTTGTTATGATCGGTTTACAATACACCGCCTGGCTACGGATCATCCCACAGAGCAAGCAAATAGAAAGTCAGCCGGAAACTATTTCTTTCCAACGTTTATAG
- a CDS encoding cytochrome c oxidase subunit II has product MVYIIAILSVIFLGLAIMVVSRMAAVVKSASGSVEEGQIGMSNKINGALFLVFLVLGIIGAIWSYLHSVQYFLPEASTEHGRRTDFLFWLTMGIITAAFVITNTLLFTFAWKYQYKKGHRAAYYPENHKLELIWTVIPAVVMAVLVFSGWRAWRDIMSEAPADAQVVEIVGKQFNWIVRYPGVDDNKLGAYNYKLINSSNETGIDYTDEASFDDFTSPSELHIPVNKPVLLKIRARDVLHSVFIPHLRVKMDAVPGMPTRFWFVADKTTDEMRNVTGNPDFKYEIACTEVCGRGHFSMKINLVVEDEASWQAWCKEQKPLLNTTPELADRIPTSLKAKAAKYLPTEGTQEAAAPADSTTARVQPSGGASLVTATIR; this is encoded by the coding sequence ATGGTTTATATAATCGCTATCTTATCGGTAATCTTTCTGGGGCTGGCTATTATGGTCGTGTCCCGAATGGCTGCGGTAGTTAAGAGTGCAAGTGGATCCGTTGAAGAAGGCCAGATTGGCATGAGCAATAAAATCAATGGAGCTTTGTTCTTGGTATTCCTGGTACTTGGAATAATCGGCGCAATCTGGTCTTACCTGCATTCGGTTCAGTATTTCTTACCAGAAGCTTCTACGGAACACGGTCGTCGTACGGATTTCCTATTCTGGTTGACGATGGGAATTATTACAGCTGCCTTCGTGATTACGAACACGTTGCTATTTACTTTTGCATGGAAGTATCAATACAAGAAGGGCCACCGAGCTGCTTACTATCCGGAAAACCATAAATTGGAGTTAATCTGGACGGTTATTCCAGCTGTTGTGATGGCTGTACTTGTATTCTCAGGATGGCGTGCATGGCGTGACATCATGTCTGAAGCGCCAGCTGATGCTCAGGTTGTTGAGATCGTTGGTAAACAGTTTAACTGGATCGTTCGGTATCCAGGCGTGGACGACAATAAGCTGGGAGCTTACAATTATAAGCTGATTAACAGCAGCAACGAAACGGGAATTGACTATACAGATGAAGCTTCGTTTGATGATTTTACGTCACCATCTGAGCTGCACATTCCTGTTAATAAGCCAGTTCTCTTAAAGATTCGGGCTCGTGACGTGCTGCATAGTGTTTTCATTCCTCACTTACGGGTAAAAATGGATGCTGTTCCTGGTATGCCAACACGTTTCTGGTTTGTTGCTGATAAAACCACGGATGAAATGCGTAACGTTACAGGCAACCCTGATTTTAAGTACGAAATTGCCTGTACTGAAGTGTGTGGACGTGGTCACTTCTCAATGAAGATTAATCTGGTTGTTGAAGATGAAGCTTCTTGGCAAGCTTGGTGCAAGGAACAAAAGCCTTTGTTGAATACAACGCCTGAACTGGCCGATCGCATTCCAACGTCTCTAAAAGCAAAAGCAGCTAAATACTTGCCTACAGAAGGTACGCAAGAGGCAGCAGCCCCTGCTGATAGCACAACAGCACGCGTTCAGCCAAGTGGTGGAGCTTCACTGGTGACAGCAACTATTCGATAA